The following proteins are co-located in the Myxocyprinus asiaticus isolate MX2 ecotype Aquarium Trade chromosome 44, UBuf_Myxa_2, whole genome shotgun sequence genome:
- the LOC127434301 gene encoding phosphoenolpyruvate carboxykinase, cytosolic [GTP]-like: MSCLFLGVLRRRNAFSTASVGARSLASIPSLPPSVAEFVSGAAAECKPAKVHVVTGTPGETADILANLEKDGMVKKLTKYENCWLARTDPKDVARVESKTVIVTKNQRDTIPIPTGGAKSQLGSWMSEGDFQKAREDRFPGCMAGRTMYVIPFSMGPVNSSLAKFGVQVTDSPYVVASMGIMTRMGTPVLEKLAEGAEFVRCQHSVGRPLPLKAPLVNSWPCNPEKVLISHLPDTRQILSFGSGYGGNSLLGKKCFALRIASRIAKDEGWLAEHMLILGITNPQGVKRYIAAAFPSACGKTNLAMMKPTMPGWKVECVGDDIAWMKFDSQGKLRAINPENGFFGVAPGTSLKTNPHAMATISRNTVFTNVGETSDGGVWWEGLKPPAPGIKLTDWHGKSWKYGDSTLCAHPNSRFCAPAGQCPIIDPCWEGDEGVPIDAIIFGGRRPEGVPLVYESFNWRHGVFVGASMRSESTAAAEHKGKVIMHDPFAMRPFFGYNFGDYLAHWLSMETRKAPTQLPKIFHVNWFRKDPKTGSFLWPGFGENARVLEWIFKRCGRTSEDEAASKSIIGWIPQNGAIHTEGLDGNIDMGALFDLPKPFWQKETQELRTYFTQQVGADLPAQVEGELRALEERVRD; this comes from the exons GCGAAATGCCTTCAGTACAGCTTCAGTGGGGGCCCGGTCCCTCGCCTCCATCCCCTCTCTACCTCCATCTGTGGCTGAGTTTGTTTCAGGGGCCGCGGCTGAGTGTAAACCTGCTAAAGTGCACGTGGTCACAGGCACACCAGGGGAGACGGCAGATATCCTGGCCAACCTGGAGAAAGATGGCATGGTGAAAAAACTCACCAAATATGAAAACTG CTGGCTGGCACGAACTGACCCTAAAGATGTGGCTCGTGTGGAgagtaagacagtgatcgtgactaaGAATCAGAGAGACACTATCCCCATCCCCACTGGAGGCGCTAAGTCCCAGCTGGGCAGCTGGATGAGTGAAGGAGACTTCCAGAAGGCCCGAGAGGATCGCTTTCCTGGCTGCATggcag GACGTACAATGTATGTGATCCCCTTCAGTATGGGCCCGGTGAACTCTAGTCTTGCTAAGTTTGGTGTTCAGGTGACAGATTCTCCATATGTGGTGGCTAGCATGGGTATCATGACACGCATGGGAACTCCAGTCCTGGAGAAACTGGCAGAGGGAGCAGAGTTTGTGCGTTGCCAACACTCTGTGGGCAGACCTCTACCACTCAAAG CTCCTTTAGTAAACAGCTGGCCTTGTAATCCAGAGAAAGTATTGATCTCACATCTCCCAGACACCAGACAGATCCTGTCCTTTGGAAGCGGTTATGGTGGAAACTCACTGCTCGGAAAGAAGTGCTTTGCTCTTCGTATTGCCTCTCGTATTGCCAAAGATGAGGGCTGGTTGGCTGAACACATGCTG ATTCTTGGAATTACGAATCCTCAGGGAGTGAAGCGCTACATTGCAGCAGCTTTTCCCAGTGCTTGTGGAAAAACCAACCTGGCCATGATGAAGCCGACAATGCCAGGCTGGAAAGTTGAGTGTGTGGGCGATGACATTGCCTGGATGAAATTTGACAGTCAGG GTAAGCTTAGAGCTATAAACCCAGAGAATGGTTTCTTTGGAGTTGCCCCCGGGACGTCCCTAAAGACCAACCCTCATGCCATGGCAACCATCTCCAGGAACACAGTGTTCACTAATGTGGGAGAGACCAGTGATGGGGGCGTATGGTGGGAGGGTCTGAAACCACCTGCACCTGGGATCAAGCTGACCGACTGGCATGGAAAATCCTGGAAGTACG gtGATTCTACACTGTGTGCCCATCCGAACTCCAGGTTTTGCGCCCCAGCTGGCCAGTGCCCCATTATAGACCCATGCTGGGAGGGTGATGAGGGTGTCCCAATCGATGCCATCATATTTGGTGGTAGAAGACCTGAGG GTGTGCCTCTGGTGTACGAGTCATTTAACTGGCGTCATGGTGTGTTTGTTGGCGCTTCCATGAGATCTGAATCTACAGCTGCTGCTGAACATAAAG GTAAAGTTATAATGCATGACCCCTTTGCCATGCGTCCTTTCTTCGGCTACAACTTTGGCGACTACCTGGCCCACTGGTTGAGTATGGAGACACGGAAAGCACCGACCCAGCTCCCTAAGATCTTCCACGTTAACTGGTTCCGAAAAGATCCGAAGACCGGTTCCTTCCTGTGGCCAGGGTTTGGAGAGAACGCTCGCGTCCTCGAGTGGATCTTCAAGCGATGTGGCCGAACCAGCGAAGATGAGGCTGCCTCCAAGAGCATTATTGGTTGGATTCCACAAAATGGTGCCATACACACAGAAGGCCTGGATGGGAATATAGATATGGGTGCCCTCTTTGACCTGCCCAAACCCTTCTGGCAGAAAGAAACACAGGAGCTCAGAACCTACTTCACCCAGCAGGTTGGGGCTGATCTACCTGCACAGGTGGAGGGAGAGCTGAGAGCGCTGGAGGAGAGAGTGAGGGATTAA